A single region of the Bacteroides luhongzhouii genome encodes:
- the ahpC gene encoding alkyl hydroperoxide reductase subunit C, whose product MEPILNSQLPEFSVQAFHNGAFKTVTNNDLKGKWAILFFYPADFTFVCPTELVDMAEKYDQFKAMGVEIYSVSTDSHFVHKAWHDASESIRKIQYPMLADPTGALSRALGVYIEEEGMAYRGTFVVNPEGKIKVVELNDNNIGRDASELLRKVEAAQFVASHVGEVCPAKWKKGESTLKPSIDLVGKI is encoded by the coding sequence ATGGAACCAATTTTAAATTCTCAACTTCCTGAATTCAGCGTTCAGGCTTTTCACAACGGAGCTTTCAAGACTGTAACCAACAATGACCTGAAAGGTAAATGGGCGATTCTTTTCTTCTATCCTGCCGACTTTACTTTCGTATGTCCTACTGAATTGGTGGATATGGCTGAAAAGTACGACCAATTCAAAGCGATGGGTGTAGAAATCTATTCGGTAAGTACTGACTCTCATTTCGTGCACAAAGCTTGGCATGATGCTTCTGAAAGTATTCGCAAGATTCAATATCCGATGTTGGCAGACCCGACTGGCGCTTTGAGCCGTGCACTGGGTGTATATATCGAAGAAGAGGGTATGGCTTATCGTGGTACATTCGTTGTCAATCCGGAAGGAAAGATTAAAGTGGTAGAACTGAATGATAACAATATTGGCCGTGATGCAAGTGAATTGCTTCGTAAGGTGGAAGCTGCACAGTTTGTAGCCAGCCACGTCGGAGAAGTTTGCCCGGCTAAATGGAAGAAGGGTGAGTCTACCCTGAAACCAAGCATCGATCTGGTAGGTAAGATTTGA